The following are encoded together in the Salvia hispanica cultivar TCC Black 2014 chromosome 6, UniMelb_Shisp_WGS_1.0, whole genome shotgun sequence genome:
- the LOC125196827 gene encoding NADH dehydrogenase [ubiquinone] 1 alpha subcomplex subunit 13-B — MTEAVIRNKAGMASIKDMPVLQDGPPPGGFAPVRFARRIPNTGPSAMAIFLTTFGVFSWGMYEVGKGNKIRRAIKEEKYAARRAILPVIQAEEDERFVKEWKKYLAEEARIMKDVPGWKVGESVYHSGKWMPPASGELRPDIW, encoded by the exons ATGACGGAGGCGGTGATCAGGAACAAGGCCGGGATGGCGAGCATCAAGGACATGCCGGTTTTGCAGGACGGTCCTCCACCCGGCGGCTTTGCTCCGGTCCGGTTCGCCCGGAGGATCCCTAACACTGGACCCAGCGCCATGGCGATTTTTCTTACTACTTTCGGAGTCTTCTCCTGGGGAATGTATGAGGTCGGCAAAGGCAACAAGATCCGCAG GGCTATAAAGGAGGAAAAATATGCTGCCCGCAGAGCAATATTACCTGTAATTCAAGCTGAAGAGGATGAAAG ATTTGTCAAAGAATGGAAGAAGTATCTTGCAGAAGAGGCTAGAATCATGAAAGATGTTCCAGGCTGGAAAGTGGGCGAAAGCGTTTACCACTCAGGGAAATGGATGCCTCCAGCGAGTGGGGAGCTACGTCCAGACATTTGGTAA
- the LOC125194423 gene encoding uncharacterized protein LOC125194423 isoform X3, producing MHSEGCQELWLDKAHIPRVSTVEGLPKMIATLLSIRDGKRTRITRDDLCDHVWEFRFTEMAPEYWRELDPSWRGEGAPPMRRYFHPDGSITADPEDKVWGGHEASYTIVTGLLADGQVREHYVRINRWPKMMVKRHPDWSWELRNHLYFYRSIPERHGPASTSSSISFSGGSS from the exons ATGCACTCAGAAGGG TGTCAAGAGTTATGGTTGGATAAGGCACATATACCACGTGTATCAACGGTTGAAGGACTTCCAAAGATGATCGCTACATTGCTCTCGATCAGAGATGGCAAACGA ACTCGAATCACTAGGGATGACCTTTGTGACCATGTTTGGGAATTCCGCTTTACAGAG ATGGCGCCGGAGTACTGGCGGGAGCTGGACCCGTCCTGGAGGGGCGAGGGCGCCCCTCCAATGCGGCGGTACTTCCACCCCGACGGCAGCATCACGGCCGACCCCGAGGACAAGGTGTGGGGGGGGCACGAAGCGTCATACACGATCGTGACCGGCCTCCTCGCAGACGGACAAGTGCGGGAGCACTACGTGAGGATCAACAGGTGGCCTAAGATGATGGTGAAGCGCCACCCTGACTGGAGCTGGGAGCTACGCAACCACCTCTACTTTTACAGAAGCATCCCAGAAAGGCACGGCCCTGCCTCAACCTCCTCCTCCATCTCCTTCTCCGGTGGCTCTTCATGA
- the LOC125194423 gene encoding uncharacterized protein LOC125194423 isoform X1 — protein MPDSGGEESTNRGKRKVKLDDLEEHQDPLLVVGSEILTIILAKLDLRSLAEARLVSRGWNPVASSDRIWGSKCQELWLDKAHIPRVSTVEGLPKMIATLLSIRDGKRTRITRDDLCDHVWEFRFTEMAPEYWRELDPSWRGEGAPPMRRYFHPDGSITADPEDKVWGGHEASYTIVTGLLADGQVREHYVRINRWPKMMVKRHPDWSWELRNHLYFYRSIPERHGPASTSSSISFSGGSS, from the exons ATGCCGGACTCCGGCGGTGAAGAATCTACCAATAGAGGTAAACGGAAGGTTAAACTCGATGATTTAGAGGAGCATCAGGACCCCTTGCTGGTGGTCGGTTCCGAAATTTTGACGATAATTCTCGCCAAGCTCGACTTGCGCAGCTTGGCGGAAGCTCGCCTCGTTTCTCGCGGCTGGAATCCGGTTGCTTCTTCCGATAGAATTTGGGGTTCCAag TGTCAAGAGTTATGGTTGGATAAGGCACATATACCACGTGTATCAACGGTTGAAGGACTTCCAAAGATGATCGCTACATTGCTCTCGATCAGAGATGGCAAACGA ACTCGAATCACTAGGGATGACCTTTGTGACCATGTTTGGGAATTCCGCTTTACAGAG ATGGCGCCGGAGTACTGGCGGGAGCTGGACCCGTCCTGGAGGGGCGAGGGCGCCCCTCCAATGCGGCGGTACTTCCACCCCGACGGCAGCATCACGGCCGACCCCGAGGACAAGGTGTGGGGGGGGCACGAAGCGTCATACACGATCGTGACCGGCCTCCTCGCAGACGGACAAGTGCGGGAGCACTACGTGAGGATCAACAGGTGGCCTAAGATGATGGTGAAGCGCCACCCTGACTGGAGCTGGGAGCTACGCAACCACCTCTACTTTTACAGAAGCATCCCAGAAAGGCACGGCCCTGCCTCAACCTCCTCCTCCATCTCCTTCTCCGGTGGCTCTTCATGA
- the LOC125194423 gene encoding uncharacterized protein LOC125194423 isoform X2, which produces MQNGEKMCQELWLDKAHIPRVSTVEGLPKMIATLLSIRDGKRTRITRDDLCDHVWEFRFTEMAPEYWRELDPSWRGEGAPPMRRYFHPDGSITADPEDKVWGGHEASYTIVTGLLADGQVREHYVRINRWPKMMVKRHPDWSWELRNHLYFYRSIPERHGPASTSSSISFSGGSS; this is translated from the exons ATGCAGAATGGAGAGAAGATG TGTCAAGAGTTATGGTTGGATAAGGCACATATACCACGTGTATCAACGGTTGAAGGACTTCCAAAGATGATCGCTACATTGCTCTCGATCAGAGATGGCAAACGA ACTCGAATCACTAGGGATGACCTTTGTGACCATGTTTGGGAATTCCGCTTTACAGAG ATGGCGCCGGAGTACTGGCGGGAGCTGGACCCGTCCTGGAGGGGCGAGGGCGCCCCTCCAATGCGGCGGTACTTCCACCCCGACGGCAGCATCACGGCCGACCCCGAGGACAAGGTGTGGGGGGGGCACGAAGCGTCATACACGATCGTGACCGGCCTCCTCGCAGACGGACAAGTGCGGGAGCACTACGTGAGGATCAACAGGTGGCCTAAGATGATGGTGAAGCGCCACCCTGACTGGAGCTGGGAGCTACGCAACCACCTCTACTTTTACAGAAGCATCCCAGAAAGGCACGGCCCTGCCTCAACCTCCTCCTCCATCTCCTTCTCCGGTGGCTCTTCATGA
- the LOC125194549 gene encoding uncharacterized protein LOC125194549 has translation MQRSATSICTKLQQQIVQFINERCINGKPPRGTMKEAREKFNVSASTCTRYWSEATKQRARGETMQVINHRKNKPCSRRIQVDLVLLKSLHYTKRGSIRILAVGLGCSKSTVGRWVQAGLIRAHTSAIKPDLTAPNKLLRMRFTLEALELDRILRKLKFKDMHNTIHIDEKWFYITKGTHRFYMAPEEEEPHRSCKNKQFISKIMFMCAVARPLFGGNGEVLFDGKIGIFPFIERVPAKRNSKNRRAGTIETKPIDSITKQVTKDCVINKIIPAIMAKWPEGASKQINIQQDNAKPHIKNEDVDFIAAANQNGFNMKLVQQPPNSPDTNVNDLGWFRAIQSLQQQTACNTLDDLLNAVEKSFHELSPISLDNVFMSLQGCMIEIMKCKGQNRYKIPHMGKNALRRSDQLPQNLEVPTQLVADCIAYLEEQGHGHNEGIRRIVQDLELENTQQ, from the exons ATGCAGCGATCTGCCACAAGTATATGTACAAAGCTTCAGCAACAAATTGTGCAGTTCATCAATGAGAGATGCATAAACGGCAAGCCACCGCGAGGCACGATGAAGGAAGCTCGGGAGAAGTTTAACGTATCAGCTTCTACATGCACAAGATATTGGTCAGAAGCTACAAAACAAAGAGCAAGAGGAGAAACAATGCAGGTAATCAATCATAGGAAGAACAAACCATGTAGCAGACGTATTCAAGTTGATCTTGTTTTACTTAAAAGTTTGCACTACACTAAAAGAGGAAGTATCAGAATATTGGCTGTTGGATTAGGATGCTCTAAGAGTACAGTAGGAAGATGGGTGCAAGCAGGGCTGATTAGAGCTCATACATCAGCCATTAAGCCTGATCTAACAGCCCCCAACAAATTGTTGAGGATGAGATTCACACTAGAGGCTTTAGAATTGGATAGGATTTTAAGGAAACTCAAGTTCAAAGATATGCACAACACAATCCACATTGATGAAAAATGGTTCTATATCACGAAAGGTACACATAGGTTCTATATGGCACCGGAAGAGGAAGAACCACACAGATCATGCAAAAATAAGCAGttcatttctaaaatcatGTTTATGTGCGCTGTTGCAAGACCATTATTTGGAGGAAACGGAGAGGTTCTGTTTGATGGTAAGATAGGTATTTTTCCATTCATAGAAAGGGTTCCAGCAAAGAGGAATAGCAAAAACAGAAGGGCAGGAACAATAGAAACCAAACCAATCGATAGCATCACAAAGCAAGTGACAAAGGACTGTGTAATAAATAAG ATTATTCCAGCCATCATGGCAAAATGGCCGGAGGGAGCAAGTAAGCAAATCAATATCCAACAAGATAATGCAAAGCCACATATTAAGAATGAAGATGTGGATTTTATTGCTGCTGCAAATCAGAACGGGTTCAACATGAAGCTGGTGCAACAACCCCCTAACTCACCAGATACTAATGTGAATGACTTAGGGTGGTTTCGAGCAATACAATCACTTCAGCAACAAACTGCATGCAACACATTGGATGATTTATTGAATGCTGTGGAAAAATCATTTCATGAACTATCTCCTATAAGCCTAGACAATGTTTTCATGTCTCTTCAAGGATGCATGATTGAGATCATGAAGTGTAAGGGGCAGAACAGGTACAAGATTCCCCATATGGGGAAAAATGCTCTAAGGAGATCTGACCAACTGCCTCAGAACTTAGAAGTTCCTACACAGCTAGTTGCAGATTGCATTGCTTATTTGGAAGAACAAGGGCATGGGCATAATGAAGGAATAAGAAGGATTGTGCAAGATTTGGAATTGGAAAATACTCAGCAATGA
- the LOC125194550 gene encoding chaperonin CPN60-like 1, mitochondrial has protein sequence MYRFAANLASKASVARNSSQQIGGRLGWSRNYAAKDIRFGVEARALMLKGVEELADAVKVTMGPKGRNVVIEQSWGAPKVTKDGVTVAKSIEFKDKVKNIGASLVKQVANATNDVAGDGTTCATVLTRAIFTEGCKSVAAGMNAMDLRRGITMAVDAVVTNLKSRARMISTSEEIAQVGTISANGEREIGELIAKAMEKVGKEGIAEDVESDALATLILNKLRAGIKVCAIKAPGFGENRKSGLQDLAVLTGGQVTISKDDTVILDGLVRRNPLKKDAAVFDFPFLGGGVALLYAAKELEKLPTANFDQKIGVQIIQNALKTPVFTIAANAGVEGAVVVGKLLESENPDLGYDAAKAEYVDMVKAGIIDPLKVIRTALVDAAR, from the exons ATGTATCGTTTTGCAGCAAATCTCGCCTCCAAAGCTAG TGTTGCGAGGAACAGCAGCCAACAG ATTGGGGGTAGATTGGGATGGAGCAGAAATTATGCTGCTAAAGATATTAGATTTGGAGTGGAGGCTAGGGCTCTGATGCTTAAGGGTGTTGAAGAGCTTGCTGATGCTGTTAAAGTCACCATGGGTCCTAAG GGGCGTAATGTAGTTATTGAGCAGAGCTGGGGTGCGCCCAAAGTGACAAAGGACGGTGTCACAGTTGCGAAGAGCATTGAATTTAAGGACAAAGTTAAGAATATTGGTGCTAGCCTTGTTAAACAGGTGGCAAATGCTACTAATGATGTTGCTGGTGATG GTACAACCTGTGCCACTGTCCTTACTCGTGCCATATTCACCGAAGGCTGCAAGTCGGTGGCAGCTGGCATGAATGCCATGGATCTAAGACGCGGCATTACCATGGCTGTTGATGCTGTTGTTACAAACTTGAAAAGCAGAGCAAGGATGATTAGCACATCGGAGGAGATTGCTCAG GTTGGAACTATTTCTGCTAATGGAGAAAGGGAAATCGGTGAGCTGATTGCAAAGGCTATGGAAAAAGTTGGAAAAGAGGGGA TCGCAGAGGATGTGGAAAGCGATGCACTTGCCACTCTTATCCTTAACAAGCTCCGCGCTGGAATCAAGGTCTGTGCAATCAAAGCGCCTGGGTTCGGTGAGAACAGGAAATCAGGCTTGCAGGATCTTGCTGTTTTAACCGGTGGCCAA GTAACCATATCAAAGGATGATACTGTTATTCTTGATGGACTGGTGAGAAGAAATCCATTGAAAAAAGATGCAGCAG tttttgattttcCGTTTCTAGGTGGAGGTGTTGCTCTCCTCTATGCAGCCAAAGAATTGGAGAAGCTGCCAACAGCCAACTTCGACCAGAAGATCGGCGtccaaattattcaaaatgcTTTGAAG ACGCCAGTTTTCACAATTGCAGCAAATGCTGGTGTGGAGGGTGCCGTTGTAGTTGGCAAATTGTTGGAATCCGAAAATCCTGACCTCGGATATGATGCAGCTAAAG CTGAATATGTGGATATGGTAAAGGCTGGAATCATTGACCCATTGAAGGTCATTAGAACTGCCCTTGTTGATGCTGCTAGGTAA